A segment of the Bos taurus isolate L1 Dominette 01449 registration number 42190680 breed Hereford chromosome 19, ARS-UCD2.0, whole genome shotgun sequence genome:
ccagcccctcccctcccaggggcAGTGGGTTCACAGCTGGCTTAGGTCCCAGAGCTGCCTCCCACGGATGCAAGCCAGGCCCCCTTGGAGCTCCCCAGCCACATCTATACAAAGTCAAAGGTCTTGCTTCAGGCTTGGAACTCCTTCCTTCCACTCCCTTCCCTGCCAGATACACTAGCCAGTCCTCTGGGTGCCCTTGACCCTTTCTCCTTCATGCTTCATGAACGCCCACCAGTGTCAGGCCCTGGACAGGACAGCGGATGTTGCCCCCAAGAGCAGAGGCAGTAACAATATAATGTGACAAGTCTCCTCCAGAGAAGGCCTTGTCTTCTTGTTCCCCATCAGTCCCACTCCCTCCAGAGGCCCCTCACCGGCAGTACTCGGAGAAGTTGCCCAGCACACCCTCCActgcctgcctcctctctctGGGGAATCAGAGCCCAGCCTCCAGGCCCTGCTGGAGCAGCTGAAATAAAAACCCTCACCAGTGCATTCAGGGGCCTGCCTCCCTCGCCATAACCAACCACTGCCCCGATTGCAGCCAGGGCAGGCACCTTGGCCCTCACTGTCCACCTAGGCCTGGCCTCACAGAGCCTCTTCTGAGACAGAGGGCTGAGAAACAgccttccccccaacccccagcctgCTCTGACATTGCTTTGAAAGGGTCAGAGTTTTTTGCTTAGATGGGCTGTAACTGCTGCCCCCACTATGGGGCTGAGTCAGCTtcaccccatcccagccctctccGAGACCAAGACCTTGCTCATGACCAAGAAACACACAAAAGTCTAAAGTCCAGCTCCAACTCATTTAGCCTTCCTGGGGCCCCACAAATAGAGGCATTCCATTTTAGAATGTATGAGGTAGGAAGGATCTAAGAACAATATTTAATCTAGTGTTTCCGAACTTGTCGAACCCATGACCAGATAATTGGGGGGTGTCGCTGAGCTACCCCTTCACAGAAGGCCACATACGAGTCAGAGGCGGTACCTGGAGTAGATCCCAGGCCTGAGGTCAACCCAGAGCCTTTTTGCCTACATCCGCACCGCTGGGCCAGGAGAGGGACCTCTCCTCACTTGATCTCACGACAGGGGACAGTGACACGGGAATCTGGTAACAGGCCACAACTGACCTTGGTTTGCCTTGGGCCACCCCCATTTTACCTGCGTGATTTCTAACCAGGAACCTGGCTGGCAGGGCATGTGAGAGAATGAGGGCGGAAATACCAGCAGGgggccatgccatgtggccagTTCTGTTTTGAAGAGTCAGGTGTTAATCTGATTTTCTTGGGGGTTTATGGTCCTCATCAAAGCCAGTGCCTTAAGACCCAATCTGATTCTGCCTTTCAATTTCAGGTTTCCCTAACACCCTAGAAATGGGCCCCGCATTCTCTGGGACTTGGGCCTCCTGAACCATATGGGGAGGCTGGGCCCATCTCCAGGTTCCTGTTGACATACAGGTGCTCAAGAGAGGGTGTCGGCACATGGCCCTGCTGAAATGCCTAGAGATGGGGAGTGTTAGACAGCTGAGTGGTAGCAAAAACTGATTCCGCTTGGGCTGGTGTAGCCAGGAAGATCGGGACGGGTGCCTTCATGGAGTGGATCTCTGATTCCGAGGAATGAGCAGCCAGGGCTCTGCCCAGAGCTTTTCCACTGGCCTAATGCAAGCGTGCCAGCGCTTTGCTGCCCAGAAGCTCAGAAGACAATGGGCAGTCAGATGAGGACTGAGCCAGCTGTGCCCGGTACCAATCTCATGGCAACTCTGGGGGCTCCTGTCCTTtccagaagctgctgctgccTGGTCTATGGTGGGCAAACTGGGAAAACAAGGCCCCATAGCCTAATGCCATGGGGGAGCCAGGAAGTTCATTTTGGGGCGATTATACTGACTTATGATGATTGGCACTGCTAAGCCTAGCAGATTAATTCCCACCCACAGACAGCAGCATTCTCCCTCCAGGGGACACCGAGTCCCTCCcacagcaccccctcccccaaaggtACCATGTTCATCACTAAGGAGTGATGAATTGAACACTCTGAGCTGCCCAGTTTGGCTCGGAAGCAGAGGTGCCAGCCCTCAGGCTTCAACTGGTCCCTCCATCAggacctctcccctcccctggagGGTTCTGTGTGATTCATGGCCTAAAGGGTAAACAGACCCCTGTTCCAAATAggggctcccccaccccctgccctgagTGGGTGACAATTCGAGATCTAGGAGTCATAGGCTGGCACAGCTGTGGATGCGGCAGGGGCCTTGGTCCAGGTTGACCATCCTGTCCAAGGTGAACACAGCCCTTTGGGGGGATCTGCCGCTATGCTAAGGGCTGGGATCCAGATGCGTCTCCTTCCAGCTGGTCAGTGCTCACGTTGCTCCTCTTGCCCTCTGTCCTCGGGTCCAGGCAGATCAGGGGCTCTGGGAAAACTCCTGGAATTCAGGGCAATGATTATCCCTTTCCAGTATCCTGTGAGAGACCAGAGAGAGGGTTCAAACTTAACATGGGGCGGGGGACCCTCAACTCCTGGAGGAGTGACATGGGCTTTATTGGGTGGGCTGGTCCAGGTAAACCCCCTCCCCAAGCTAAGAGGTGGAAGACAAAACAGAGGGCTCGGGGGAAGAGAAGCAAGTGGGTCAGGTGAGCACGGGGCCCAGCCACAACTATCCCAGgaagctctccaggcttccctttaGCACATTTCTGCCACGGTTGttgcatctataaaatgggaatggaGAGGGGCGAGGGGATCTGAGTGCGAGAACACAGCCCTGCCGAGCAGCACTGTGAGCGTGTCCCTTCCCCTACTGGCCTCTGCCTTGCCCCCGGAGAGCCGCTCCCAGAGAACCAGACAACCATCTGCAAGGGGAGAGAGACACCCACAGGGGAAGAGCTCCAGAAACGAGGAGgttgggaggaggaagaggagcccTTTAGGTAAACGGCTCCATTCTGACCGTGAGTCACAGCCCTGTATTACCCCATCAGGATGGCTGGGATGAATAGCAGTCCAGCTGCCAGGAGGAAAGGGAAGCCCTTCATGAGGTTCAGGGTGGCTGGGTAGAGCGAGTTGAAGATGCCGGAGGCCATCAGCATGGCCAAGCCATTCACACAGGCCAGAGCAGAAAAGAGAGCGCCTGTGAAGAAATAAATACCACACAGCAATTtgaaagacctaaatgcaaaTTCTGGCACTACTACCCAACAGCTGTGTAATCGGGGGCAAGCCACTTCACCTGAGTCTGACCTTCTCACCTATAAACCCTACATCATATGTTGTGTGTGATAAGGCTTCAGTGAGGTCACATGGAGAGCACCTGTGCTATAAAACAAACGGCTGTTATTAAATCTATTACAAGGATGTGTGATGTCTTCTCGAAGAAGTTTGATAAAGTCTGATAAAATCGTGTGGGGTTTATCCCCTTTGGAATCATCTCCTGTTTAGGATAAATTTCTGGGTTAATTCTCAGTTTCAAcatttattagctgtgtaatCACTGAATAAGTCATTTATCTTTCTGGGTTTCTGTCCCCATTCTGTTAAACAAGGACATTATCTTTCATGGATTGTTAGGAATGCTGGTAACATTATATACACAGGTAAAGCAGCTATGCCCGGGCCTGCCCTCCTAGAGGCAGTCAGTTAGCAAAGGCTGTTCTTTTCTCCTGTTCCTCTTGGCATCTCTGGGCACAGTGAAGGTGGTAGAAAAAGGcttattgagtgaatgaatggaaacaacagaatggttgtGAATGAATGGTTCTGGAGACAACAGAACCCACGGTGGGATATATGACATGAAAATCTCTGCCATCACCAGAACTTCTTTCCCGGGTAGAAGGGAAAAGGAGGATAAGCCAGATGTTTTCACTGGCCTAAAGACCAGTGAGAAACTGCTCTTTATAGATATGCCAACAGAACACGAATTCTGCAAAGTAAGCtcaaccctgggcttccctggtgactcggatggtaaagaatctgcctgcagtgtgggagactcggggttcgattcctgggtcaggaagactccctgggagaagggaatggcaacccactccagtactattgcggAGAGTTTCaagggcaaaggagcctggtgggctacagtccagggggtcgcacacaactgagtcagatacaactgagtgattaacactttcatttcacttttgctTTGAAGCTTAACCTAACAGAAGTTGAGATTAAACTATCAGACTGTCAGAGCTCGAAGGGCCTGCAGATGTCACCAAGAGCAATTCATgtgtgttacagatgaggaaacaggcccagagagggagagggacctacccaagatcacacagctggtgagacAGAGCCAGGACTAAAAACCCAGATCCCAAGCCCTGGTGCTCTTAAAACCACACCTGGGTGTGCAACCTAGGTCCACCACTTACTGAGTGATCTTAGGTGAATCAACTGAACACTCTGGGCCTTTGTTTCACCTGCCACTTGGAAACAATGAAACCTAAGTCACCAAGTTGTTTTGTCTCCTTCGAGCTCGGACACTGTGACCCCAGGGAAGCAGGGGCCTGTGGCATGGTCAcgtccattttgcagatggaaaaGCTGAATTCTGGAAAGGGTAAATCCTCTGCTGGGCTTAAAAACATAAGCCCAGCAAAAGAACATAATCACATGCAGCTGACTGCAAATTCCGACTCTGATTTGGTCGGGAAATGTAAATCCCTGTGGTCCTTTGGCAGCCCTGGGCGCTTGGACAGCAACGCAGTTGTCTTAGCTACTTCTCCAGGGTGGAAGGAAGGTAAGCTCCTCCCAGCCTATGGCTGCCCTCAGCCCAGTTTAGGCAACACTGGCCTGAGGAACCAGACGTGGGCTGATCCTGATACTCACCCTGCTCCGATTGCCTCACCAGTCTAGATAGCTTGGCCCGGATGATAGGGGTGACGACCAGTGACAGGAAAAGGAGCCCGTACCctggggagaaagaaggaaagatcgAGAgaatggggctggggagggggtgcccCAGTGAGATGTAGCAGAGCTCTTGTGTCCACCCATGAGGGACGCAGGTTAAACACCGGAAGAACTTCCCTGATGAGGAAGGCAACGATGACGGTGCACAGTAAGCACACAGGAAATACGAGTTCCTTTTCAATGGACATTCAGTGACTCAAAGGCTTATACTGTTTCCTTAGGAACTGTTTCTCTCCCTTGTGCAACTGTTACCTCCTCAGCAAAACTGCAAACTGTTAAAGGACAGTGGAGCCTCCAAAGTGGGTACACGATGAGGCCCCGCCTCCAGAGCCCCTGAAGGTAACAGGCACCCAAATCCCTGAGCAATGACAGTGCCTTCATCAGCTCTGCAGCCCTGAAGGCACTGAGCCCAGCACATGGGAGATGTGTGTGGAAGATGCTGTGTGTAGAAGGAAAAGGTGCCTGGCCCCCATCAGCTGCACTGTCCAGAAGAGCAGCCACATTAAGAAGTCTGTgattactgggacttccctggtggcccagtggttgagaatccaccttccaatgcaggggatgaaggttcgatccctggttggggaactaagatgccacatggctcggggcaactaagcctgcgtgctgcaactagagagccccAAGTGCTACAATAACTGAGCCCtcgagctctagagcccatgtgcagcaacaagagaaagcctgtgtgcctcCATgccagacatttaaaaaaaaaaatttgttttactcTTTGATTACTGAATGGCTGACTGTACACATTTTCAGGCTCTATTAAAATAAATCTGTCCATTCAGGAAAATGAACTTCCTCATTTTCAGCTGTCCCctccaaccaaaaaaaaaagaagaactaacACAAGTCAGAATCTGATCGCTGTGGTCTGAGAAggctggctttttaaaaaaacccaaagaagcTGACCAAGGTCCTGTAATCCTTATCAGAGAAGTGAGCATTAAGGCATTAGCAGCATGGACTTTGCTTAAAAGCACCAGGGGAGGTAGGAGTGAAGCAATTAGTGTACAAGCGATACTATTGTCTTTGGCTCTATCTTACAATATTTATGGTTGGTAATGTGAATTAATTACTTTGGCTACTGAAggtcaatcttttctgtataactggtgggttgtttgtttttttttgtaatgaGATTTCTTAGTCGTTTGTCCTCCAGTGCAGGCTAGGGCCACAGTGATGTTGCCAAAGACACGGGCATGAACTGCATTTGGGGACAGCACATGGCCACCCAGTAATTCTGAAACAAACTGTAGCTGAACCCATACACTTTACCTGTGAACATGAGGGGTGTGATGGTAGCAAATGCAAAGACCATCATCCCCAGGATATTGAAGACCAGGCCGATCTCAGCCACCCAGGTGTCGGCCAGGCAGTACTGCAGAAGCCGCAGGCCCAGCAGGCTGGTGAGGTATGGGAGCTGCTGAGCTGCAGAACCGTAGCTGATCAGCCGAGAGTCCCAGCAGAGGGGTGCACTCAGCTCATAGAGGGTCAGGATGTCCTGGGCCCCGAGGTGCACAGTGATCATCACGAAGATGGCTAATGAATACAGGGCTAAGTGCTTCCTGGACTTCTCCGGGGCCTGGGTCACATAGAGCTGGATGACGGACCGGTGGTGACGGAGTGTGAAGAGACGGGTAGGTGTCCGCTCCTTCACTGTCTCACCAAAGCAGAATGCTGCATAGAGAGTCATGACGGTCAGCACGGCCAAGGCGAGCCAGAAGGGGTTGACATAAACCTGCTCCTGGAGCAAGAAGCCACCAATGAAGCTCGCCAGCATTCCCGCCACCCCAATGCATGCTTCCAACAGGGCCATTCGGATGGTACGGGTGCGGCTGGAGCTGACATCAGCCACGGAGGCAAAGCTGGCGGCCAGGAGCCCACTGAAATCGCCGAGGAGGGCACAAAGGATGCGGCCCAGTACCAAGTAGCCAATGTGGAGATGCAGCTGAACCACGAAGATGGACAGCACGGTCTGGAGCAGCAGGCCGAGGGAGGCCAGCACCAGCAGCGGGCGGCGGCCCACACAGTCACTCCAGGCGCCCAGCAGGGTGGACGAGAAGAGTCCCACCAGGAAGCCGCCCACGTTCATGTAGAGGGTCCAATGGGAGGTAAGTGTCTCCACTTCCTGTGGGGGCAAGAGTTGTATTATGGGGAGCGGGCGAGCTATCCCTCACTCTGGGCTGCCCACCCCCCACACTGTCACCAACCTGGGAGATACAGGGATCAGGACTTTCTCTGAAGCCCTAAACCTCAAGAGAATTTTAGTATGGATGCTGGAGCGGGTATGGGAAATTTGTAAGATCCATTCCTTACTTTTACCACTGTGAATGAAAAATGCTGCTGCTATatcagggttcagtccctgagttgggaagatcccctagaggaggaaatggcaacccactccagtattcttgcctgggaaatcccatggatggaggagcctggtgggctacagtccatggggttgaaaagagtcggacacgactgagtgactaacacttatcaCTTGTAATCTTTCGATGTTTCTCCAACCTGGTTTTTATcacaaaactcctatatatcctggctcctcccttaacTCTCAGGAGCAGTCCTTCGGAGCTGTCTGAGAGACTGCCTCCAGGGCTTGAGTCCTCAGAAAGTTAGCTAAATAAGAtaatttctggggcttcccaggtggctcagtggtaaagaatccacctgccagtgcaggagacacaggttcggttcccggtcggggaagatcccacctgctgtaggtaactaagcctgtgtgccacaactactgagcctgtgctctagagcccctgtccccaaacaagggaagccaccgcagtgagaaggcCCAgcactctgcaactagagagtagcccccgcttgacACAACTAGAAAAAAGTCGGGGCaaccatgaagacccagcatagccaaaaataaaattgaaaaaaactcTCATCTTTTTAAGTTgtgcattttgtttttcagaaaatacCCCCTTGTTAACCCTCAAAGCTCGCTTTATCTGCATCAGCTTTAAGCATCTCTACACCGCAGTTCTCAGGCTCCAACTTTTGCTCCCGCCCCGCCCACCACCCAAGATCCTAACCCCCGCGGCCGTCCCCAGTCTTTACCCAGGCCACCCCCGCCCCGGCCACGCTCCTCGCTTCTCCACCCCCCACACCCACGCGCGCGGCCCCTACCTGCGCGATGGGGTCCACGCTGTGGTTGCTGCAGCTGTCCCTGTGACGGGTGCCATTGTAGCCAAGGTCTGCACTGAAACGGTGCCACAGGTACTGCGTGGTGACCGGGCCCTGCAGGACCAAGGCGAAGTTGGCGAGGAAGACGAGTGGCTCCACGCAGCCGCGGCACAGCACGGACCGGGTAGGCCAGGCGCGGGGCTCGCCCGGGGAGTTCGCGCGTCCCTCCATGCTTTCGGGTTTCTTGCAGAGTTGGCGCAAGGCAGAAGGTTCATGTTTCTGCGCCTGCGCTCagcgttgttttttttttttttcaagtggacGGGACGGAGCCAGGACTAGTGAGCCCCTCCTTCCTCTCAGCCCCTccctctctgggctgggaagggcAGGCGGCGGGGGAGGCGGGTGGGGCCCGGAACCCCTGACTTACAGAGTGATATCGCCTGCAAACTGTGCCAAGATATCGCCTGGCACTCCTTCCCAGGCCCCGAAAACTCCATAACAGTAGGAGAATATCAATAATTAACATTCATTGATCACTTATGTGCTGGGCGCTGTACTAAACTCCACGTGGATTAATCTCCCAACAATTTTATAAGCTAGTTATTGTTAAGGATCCCAATTTACCCATAAAGAGACAAGAACAATCGGGCATTCAAAGCCGAGCTGGAAAAACACACGACTTCTGATGTCTGTGCTGATGTTCTGCCCTGCGACAAAGCGACCCGGTGGATAAAAGTGCAGCCTCCAGTTCTACTGCCTCAATTCCATCACCTAGGTTCTGGGCATGCCACTTAGCTCTTTGTGCCTCCGTTTCGTCATCTTAAAAGGATGGTGCTAATAGAGTGTGACTCAAAGAGTTGCTCGGGAAGCACAATGTCTGATATATTGTAAATGCTATTATTGTAATGAATAGACTGTCACTTGTTCGTTCCCCTTCTGCCCACAGAATCTTTTTCCTGGGAAGCTAATCTGTTTCTGGGGCTGGGTAATGGCTCTACAGTGCCCTTGGAGgagcagagaaggaggaggaggagatggtggaggacctGGGAGGCCCTTAAGTGTGACCCTGTGCTCTTTGGTGCTCCTACTACAGAAATAGGGGCAGAAGGCTGTCGGATCTCTATCTGGCCCTGTTTTATTGACTGTAAAAGAGAATAGTACTACTTGACTTTCTTCCTTATCAGTGCATTTGTTGAATACCCCTTGTATGTCGGGGACTGTGGCCAGGAGAGGCCCTGGAAACACTGcaatgtaaagagaaaaaaaaaatgttgcctgccattcCCGTTCTATAGGGATCAAGCCATTAGCAGCTACAGTCACTCACCATCCACCCTAGGACAGTATACCTGAAGGATGTTCTGTACTTTGAACCCCACTCCTAGATAGTTGAGATCATTTAGGGAAAAATCTCAGTGATCTCAGATTCTTGTGTCTTCCCATACACtgaaaagttgttgttgttgtgtcaataagtcatgtctgactctgcgagtaCTCAAATCTCTTTGTGGTTTGCTGTTAATTTTCTTATGTTTGACTGTTTGTTGTGTCtttacctgtttgttttttttttttgtctacacCTTGAAGGATGTGGAACGTCccctgcatcccctgcagtggaaaccaggagtcttaaccactgaatcaccagggaagaccctcagCTAGATGTTTTTCTTTCCACTGGGTGACCAATTAGTGGCCAATGGCTTGATCCTTATAGAACTGgaatggcaggcaacattttttttttttaatactattgtGTTTCCAgaactcctcccaccccaccccacccaacccCCCAGTATAGTCCTAGACATACAGAAAAACTCACATATATCCTGGTTTCTCTGTTGCCTCTTCAGAACTGTTTCTCAGAGCTCAGTAAGAAACTGAATAAACCCAACTCACAGTTctaatgtgcattttttttcaagttgacaGCAATGAGGAAACAAAGCCCTCACTGGGGAGAGGGGCGGTGTGGGCTGTAGTTTGTAGAATGGTGGGGGAGAGACATCAAACAGTCCTACTAATCCATGTAGGATTTGAACTGTAGAAAGTGCTTTAGAGGAGACAAGCTGTGGGGCTCTAAGGGCACAAATTCAGGAGCCTGGCCAGGTCTGGAAGGAGCTAAACCAGGAAAGGCTACCTTCCCTGACAACAGGGCAGCTGACTGGATTTCTAGAGGCAAGCCTTGTGCCATGACCCATAGGCCTGATTCTTGGGATGGTGGGGGCTCCATTTCTGGCCATCATGGCTAAGTTTGAGCTCGTTGCTGGCTTACTAATTATTGCCTACCTCCCCTGAGCCAAAAGGAGCCCCAGGCTGAGACAAGGTAGATGCTAGCTAGATATGGTAGACTAAGGGATGCCTGTACCCCCAACAGCCATCACCATCCTCAGCTTTTCCTGAAgtgaggtgaaagtcactcagttgtgtccaactctttgtgatcccatggactgcatggaattctccatccagaatactgggatgggtagtcattcccttctccaggggatcttcctgacccagggatcgaacccaggtctcccacattgcaggcagattctttaccagctgagccacaagggaagcccaggaatactggtgtgggtagcctatcccttctccagcagatcttcccaacccaggtcttcctgctgctgctgctgctgctgctaagtcgcttcagtcgtgtcagactctgtgcgaccccatagacgacagcccaccaggctcccctgtccctgggattctccaggcaagaacactggagtgggttgccatttccttctccaatgcatcaaagtgaaaagtgaaagtgaagtcactcagttgtgcccaactcttagcaaccccatggactgcagcctaccaggctcctccgtccatgggattttctaggcagaagtactggagtggggtgccattgccttctcctcaggtCTTCCTAGAGATAGGAAATAGTACATGAAACATACAAACCCTTGGGTTGGTTCTCTCCCCTTTCCACTACTTTCGGAGGGACCTTAGTCTTGAAGCAGGATTTTGTTTTCCTGTCCAGGGATAGCTAATCCACCAGAGGTAGAGGCTAGAAGCAAAGTTCTGTGATCCTTACCCTAATTGGAAGCAAaaatgtttcaaggaggcaaaagCTGCAAAACGCATACAAAGTGtattattagagacacagcacaAAGTATGGGAGGGCACACAAAGAAACAGCTTGTTTATGTCAGAAGCAGGGCAGGAATACAGATGTCCGGAATAAGGAGCACAGTAAGAGGAGCTTTAAGGCCCTTATATCACACAGTCCTTccaggggtgggtgtgtgtgtgtgttcagtcatgtctgactctttgtgaccctgtggactgtagcctgccaggctcctctgaccatggaattttccaggcaagaatactggaatgggcggccatttcctactccaggggatcttcccaacacagggatcaagcccaagcccccatctcctgcatcagcaggcagattctttagcacgagcaccacctgggaagctgggtcTTTGTTCACTTTTTTCACACCTAACTGGTCCTTGGACTCTCCCCAAGATGCGTGCACAGCTTTTTGCTAGGATGGATCCCGCTGCAGAAGCCTGTGGATACATTTCCACACTTATTATGGGGTGAGGCTTCCTCTCTTTTGGACCCCCAAGAAGCCTTCCTGCACATGTGCAGACAGGGGCATCTTCCTTGACCTGAGAAGTGGGTACCTTATCTCCTAACTTTAGCAGAGCTCAGCTTTTGCCACCCGCTTTGTCCTTGGGAGTGTCTGGGTGAGAAGAAAACTTCTATTTTACTCCACTTGACAAACACCAGCTGTCCAGCCCaggggcccatctatctcctgcctgcACGAAAACTTGGCCCAGTTAGGTAAGCGGCAGTGAGGAAAGGGTGGTGTCCAGCtgaaatctctcttttttaaaattaaattaaaattaaaaaaatttttatttttggctgtgctgggtctttgttgcagtgctcaggctttctctagttgtggagagcaggggctactctttgtcatGGTTCAagagtttctcattgcagtggcttctcttgttgagcacaggct
Coding sequences within it:
- the SLC46A1 gene encoding proton-coupled folate transporter; its protein translation is MEGRANSPGEPRAWPTRSVLCRGCVEPLVFLANFALVLQGPVTTQYLWHRFSADLGYNGTRHRDSCSNHSVDPIAQEVETLTSHWTLYMNVGGFLVGLFSSTLLGAWSDCVGRRPLLVLASLGLLLQTVLSIFVVQLHLHIGYLVLGRILCALLGDFSGLLAASFASVADVSSSRTRTIRMALLEACIGVAGMLASFIGGFLLQEQVYVNPFWLALAVLTVMTLYAAFCFGETVKERTPTRLFTLRHHRSVIQLYVTQAPEKSRKHLALYSLAIFVMITVHLGAQDILTLYELSAPLCWDSRLISYGSAAQQLPYLTSLLGLRLLQYCLADTWVAEIGLVFNILGMMVFAFATITPLMFTGYGLLFLSLVVTPIIRAKLSRLVRQSEQGALFSALACVNGLAMLMASGIFNSLYPATLNLMKGFPFLLAAGLLFIPAILMGILERDNHCPEFQEFSQSP